GTCACGCTGGCGGAACGTCTTCACGGTCGCCTCGTCGTCGAGGAGAGCGGCGACGATGTCCCCGTTCTCGGCGTTGTTCTGGCGCCTGACCACCACCCAGTCGCCGTCGCAGATGGCCGCGTCGATCATCGAATCGCCCGCCACCTGGAGCATGAAGAGTTCGCCGTGGCCCACGAGCTGGCGGGGGAGCGGCATGACGTCCTCCACCTGCTGGTCGGCCAGGATCGGGCCACCGGCCGCGATGCGCCCGACCAGGGGGACCATGGCGGCGTCCGACGATGTGCTGAGCTCCGCCACGATCGACCGGGGCTCGGGCAGCGACGCCACGCGGGGAGACTCCCGGGAGTCCAGCGTCAGCGGGATGAGGATCTCCATGGCGCGGGGGCGCTTCGGGTCGCGGCGGATGTAACCGAGGCGCTCCAG
Above is a window of Arthrobacter sp. Y-9 DNA encoding:
- the lexA gene encoding transcriptional repressor LexA, yielding MARSSSNEAGPGRAPANRGLTPRQKKILETIQRSVEAKGYPPSMREIGDTVGLASLSSVTHQLSQLERLGYIRRDPKRPRAMEILIPLTLDSRESPRVASLPEPRSIVAELSTSSDAAMVPLVGRIAAGGPILADQQVEDVMPLPRQLVGHGELFMLQVAGDSMIDAAICDGDWVVVRRQNNAENGDIVAALLDDEATVKTFRQRDGHTWLLPQNTRYEPILGDHATVMGKVVSVLRSL